The following coding sequences are from one Kallotenue papyrolyticum window:
- a CDS encoding metallophosphoesterase family protein: MRIAIISDLHGNLVALEAVLADIAREAIDQLLCLGDVALLGPQPRATIARLQATGCPVIMGNTDAWLLEPQFPTTNDQEQRRHHDIARWTLEQLGDAERAFLRSFQPTLRLELGPGVTLLAFHGSPRSNTEVIRATTPDEALAAMLAGDDATIFVGGHTHEPLLRRWQDAIVLNPGSVGLPRETRRATGALRNPPWAEYALVSYTAGHLYIDLRRVPIDLRALEAATRASGMPHSDWWLAGWTT, translated from the coding sequence ATGCGCATCGCGATCATCTCGGATCTGCACGGCAACCTGGTCGCGTTGGAGGCGGTGCTCGCCGACATTGCGCGCGAAGCGATCGATCAGCTCCTGTGCCTGGGCGATGTGGCGCTGCTGGGTCCGCAGCCGCGCGCAACGATCGCCCGGCTGCAGGCCACGGGCTGTCCGGTGATCATGGGCAACACCGATGCCTGGCTGCTGGAGCCGCAGTTTCCCACAACCAACGATCAGGAACAGCGTCGCCACCATGACATCGCGCGCTGGACGCTGGAGCAACTCGGTGATGCCGAGCGTGCCTTTCTACGCTCCTTCCAGCCCACGCTCCGACTGGAGCTGGGCCCAGGGGTGACGCTCCTGGCGTTCCACGGCTCGCCGCGCTCCAACACCGAGGTCATCCGCGCCACCACGCCCGATGAAGCGTTGGCCGCCATGCTGGCGGGCGACGACGCGACGATCTTTGTCGGTGGCCATACGCACGAGCCGTTGCTGCGCCGCTGGCAGGATGCCATCGTGCTCAATCCCGGCAGCGTGGGTCTGCCGCGCGAAACGCGGCGCGCCACCGGTGCGCTGCGTAACCCGCCCTGGGCCGAGTATGCGCTGGTGAGTTACACGGCGGGGCATCTCTATATCGACCTGCGGCGCGTGCCGATCGATCTCCGGGCGTTGGAGGCCGCGACGCGCGCCAGTGGCATGCCACATAGCGACTGGTGGCTCGCCGGCTGGACAACGTGA